The Myxocyprinus asiaticus isolate MX2 ecotype Aquarium Trade chromosome 36, UBuf_Myxa_2, whole genome shotgun sequence genome segment GTGTTTACCGAGGTGAAATAAACTGCATGcacaataattataaaagaattagcaaaattctgtttaaaacaCTTTAGGTGGAATATCACATATTATAGTCCAGGATATATCAACTTCGAAAAGTATTTCACGTCAACTACAATATGCATTTAATATGCCTTACCTATGGTGGCATTGGCAGTCATGTTGTAGCCATAGTCAAAACTGACAAAGGTCAGATAGGAGACATGAGACGTGAAGGCCAAAATGAGCAGAACTCCCACCATACTGGAGATCACAGGCCTTCGCAAGCCCAACGTCCTAAAACACAAATATAACCCTCAAATAATAAATTGGCAATAaagatcattctgattctaattctgaaATACCCTACATCAACACAGTTCAAAAGTTTTATAATGAACTGTTAACAGGTATTTCACAAACCTGACACAGCACAAGTAGATAGAGTAGAGAATAACCGCTGATGCACAGAAGTAGTCCATCTTCTATAAAATAAAGACAGAAAATCTCTATCAACTCTATAGTTATACatcagttagttccagtcctctaatATGAGTggacaagtggcattccattaaaatatgatatttagtaGAACAGCACTGGAATGCTTAACTGTTCGTTTCACTCCACTTGTcttatttgtctgtttttttattttttaaagttgaatAATTTTCCTTCAATCATCTGTGGTTAAGTTCTTGTTACCTCTGTTAGATAGGTATCCCTTGTGTGGAACACTGTTGACCAGAACCATGCGTTCAGTGAAACCTACAGAGACAAAAACATGGTTGCTTATACAGCGGCCCATAAACAGTATTTAGACACTTCAGcatgcttaaaaatgtatgaatagcattagttaacaaaatgtcaaaccaagtgcCATCAGTAAAGAAATAATGATTAACTTTTGCAATTGATAATGGataagttttttttaaaagagcaatttcttattaaatatttttaaagctgAGCAGAACTAGAATATTTTATACTCACTACAGAATGCATGTCCATGCTTTTCAGgattgtttttttacaatttctatgACTTcaccaggcctggaaatcacaattttaaaattccctgatatttccaggttttcgtCGACTGTGGGAACCATGTAAAATGGCGAGAGTTCTCAACCACACTAAAcatctgaatatactgtatgcctGGCTTTAATGCTTTTCTGAATCATTTGAttatcatttaataaaattactgctgccatgaccAACAGAACATGTAAAAGGTGGCATAACATTAATTGCACCAAGCACAGAGGACTGTGAAAGGTGCAATATATAATAAGCCTAGTTGttagaaaggaggtgtgtttgcgcTGAAAAGAATAtccgcttttccaccattggacCGAACAGTTCTCGTTGCAAAACCGTGTCAGATCGTACCAATCCAGGCCAGTTGGTGCtgttatggtttctttttccactgtggtgctatgaaatcaggattagaatgtatGTACTGTTACAAATATGCCAGTTGGTGATGGCGTGAGAGGTGAAAATTGGAGCGAGTGCACTATGGGGGATGATCACATATTGcagttttcaggacagttttatttccttggtttttactctgctaaagGACAGGAAAGATATGGCATATATcacaaaaggaaagaaaagaggaAAAGGCAAAAGATTTACCATTATATGCTGAGGGGTTGTGTATAGCTctgaacataaacacacagaaagaTAAAGGTTCCCAGAGTAGCTAAAAggacatttattgaaaaaaaaaaaaaaaaaaacttaaatgagtaacattatgatatattatattattttaatgagctagctagggctgttcgattccagaaatATTTGAATCGCCTCAAATTCCGATTCCTGGTTACAGAATTGATGGAATCAAATGCAAGagtctaggggtaaccatcgacaacagactaaatatcacagaccacatctcaaagaccgcaagctcatgtagatttacactctacaatatattcctctctgaacatgccacacaactgcttgttcagtcacttgtcataactagactggactactgtaacgctctcattgcaggcctccctgcatgtgcagttagacccctgcaaatgatccagaatgcagcagcacgtctggcctttaatgaaccaaagagagcgcatgttacaccactcctcatctctctccactggctgccggttgatgcacgtatcaaattcaaggctctgatgctggcatacagaacagtcactgggtctgctccagcatacctaaaatcatttatgcagagctacgcacccactagaagcctgcggtcggctaagaaaagtcgccttgttgtaccaacacaaagaggcaccaaaacactttcccggactttcagcttcatcgtaccacgttggtggaacaaccttcccaactccatccgtgaagctgactcactctctgtcttcaaaaaacaactaaaaacacatcttttccatgagcacttaaccagtcattaaaaaaaaaaaataaaaaaataaaaacattcctgttgcactttattctgttttgaatactattatgatgctagtgaaactttgtaatacggcacttttcataccactgtctccttaagatgattcgcttatgttttcctcttttgtaagtcgctttggataaaagcgtctgccaaatgaataaatgtaaaatgtaagagTCAATTCCAGGCTCATTTTCTCGATTCTTTTATGATTCCCAAACAACGGGaggtaaagttaaatctcataatgAAAAGCACAATATTAAACATTCTTTGCACTATTTATGATAGCATGAATGACAAAAAATCTTGGCATTTTCTATGAATAGGTCTATTATAAACATAAATGTGTGTCTTTATGCACATCCCAATGCACGACACTTCaatcacagaggatgaatttGAGGGAAGTTTAGCTGAGCAGATGCATCTGTATTAGAAGAACTTCCGCAAATAATGTTATAAGCACAATTTCACCTACAGTGAAATTGCCTGTTATCACTTATCAGttgttcttgtttagaaagatGTTTATATAAGTATTTAGTTGCCCACTACCTTTTGTTTCTGTAAATGCGCAACTACTGTCGTCTGAACCAGTGTGTGTGAAACCGCCCTAGTGAGACTCAGCTTGTGCGCAATAGAAACTGAGAAGGACCCGGctattcagcaagctgcagccagtTATACTTGTAGTtactgaatggcagccagagaaaataaaagttgagattttaaactttagagattttaaagcaaattaaacttcagcattcaatgtgttttatatctgtatgtatactgtctaataatgcattggctatgtacacttaagtttctcttgccaataaagtctGATTTgtattgaatctgcccatttgatcctattaaataaagtccactggaaaatgccAGAAGATTTTGTCCAAATTGCAATTACAATACGACCACCGAATTTATGGCACGTATACTTATTCTTGTGTCAAAGATTAATACATGTAAAAACGTATCTAATTAACTTTactaaaaaaacatgtacattttaatatttaaataattaaaataaattatgactaaccaatttcttgcaagttatttgagacaaagtataaagtaaatatatttactttaatttttttaatgtttgttgtaatgtaccaTGACCATAATTTGATCGAGATTAATCACAGTTAACTGTGtaattaattcataaaaaaaattaatcaattcACAGCactaattttaacactgaaaaagttccatacttcagctttaaatgattGTGGCATCATCTCTCACTTAGTTTAATGGGAGTTGTAGTCCATTTGTGTCGATATATTGCATTCACACACTAGGGGGAGTTGTAGTTAATCGGTCCACATATTATTCTCTTTTTTcgtctttcatttttctttttttttctttctttcctttatttctttctttcaatcCTCTATTTTATCTAGCTATAATtctctctatttttctttctttctttttcctttttactTCCTTTTTCGTTCTTGTCCAAAGACATTTGAATACACACAGAGATGCTTGGAAATGAATGCttaaagagaagaaagaaagaaaggattcTCTTTAAGGGTTCATCTTCAAGCGTTTCTCTGGGTTTGCATATGTCTTTGGATGGCAAGGTTTTGGAAAGAAGGGAAGTGTCTTATTCACCAGCTAAGTCTGTTGAaagttccagaacagctaaaaatcacttacagcatctttaagcaGGGCTGAACAATTAaccaaaataaaacagaaatcgcAATATGACCCAGTGCGATTTTCAAAATTCAAgggctatgatttaattaaataaatagtctcagAGCGCTGCCCGCTGACTGTGCCTTTGCACAGCTGTTTTGTCTGTActgtgtagtgctttcttaaatacatgtaaacgggATCAGTGTATTACACCTGTTGTTTCACCTCTATGTTTGGCCACTACAAAttattatacacatttaaaataacacaCTAAGAGAGGGTTTTTGTTTacagcaaggcagatgagagcatttcactgaattaaaaggctgttgtcaactcaactacaaacagtagaaattgtattttaacaaaataaaagcttccgccgaaaaaagtaaaacaattattaaataaataaattactattgaataataataataaatgattatagtaataatgatacttattattatacaataatatatttctataataatttcttaacattattactattgcaataaaataatattcaagttgactgggtttaaagaaaaacaaatataaatgatgaaaagtgaactaaccctttcacaaattggaaatgttttatttatttttacaaagcagACAGATGCAATGTCATTTCTGTTtcgctgttttatttatttttttattttggttctcAAGGACTCAAGTATGAACACTCTTTCAAGAACAGTATTTCTGGTCAGCAGcaaagcatgggcaaaacatggttaattttggttaaaaggaatcacacgttttttgttttatttttatcatattcCAATTCAAATCGCAAcggctattttaaaaaaaataaaaattcaaaattatcgcaattacattttttgtccAAATTATTCAGCCCTAcctttaagtgtctaaatactttttgtagtCACTGTATGCCCTCCTTTTATAAGTTAACAGAGGTACAGATAGTCATAGTCTCACCAGTGAGAAGGCGGTGATGGTGTGGTACATGGGGCTCTGGCGAGGGACGGTGCTGCGGTATCTCAGCAGCATCAGCAGACATGCCAGACCGTTAAGCAGAGATGCCAGAGCAGACGCAGGCTCCTCAAAACACAGGAAACGTGCAAATGGCCACTAGAAAAAGTCACAGACAGAAAAAAATGGTGTAAGGGCCACCCCACTGAGCCGAGGAAGGAATCCAGTAGAAGGGTGAAAGTTTCTGCACGTTCGTCTTTTTTTGGCACGTGTTGGTGTAATGTCTTAAACTAATCGCTTTCATTTTGACTGAATCTGaatccatttttaattttcatctGACTCAAATTGTAAAAGACCATGAATTTAGGTTGAGATTCCaaatattattaatcattattgtTAGAATTAATCTCAATCTTAGACACTCAATTATTTTAGTTAATTCTATACTTTAATTTGGGCTTGTTCATTCAGAATCCTGTCACTTAGAGTCTTGTGCCGGCCATGAATACGGATCTTACGtcacaaactcatcagtcaatcatttctataatattgtaaattattttcaatgACAGGGGGGTTGCTCCTTATCTACATTCAGGTTGGATGAAAGACCAGGGGAAGAGGCACGCCCCCAGCAGCAGGCAGAATTTCTTCGTTATGATTTATGATTGTTATGAAGTCTACTGCTGTGGAAATGAGACCACCAATTGCACTGAGACCTTTTAAATTATACTAAACATGAACAGTCAAATCCTTCGTTTACATtgtagggttgtcacgataccaacagTTCAGTAGTCACTCCAGATACTAGTGAAATTTTATGGTTTTTGATACCAATttgacagcaaaaatatgctaatatggtaatgtgcaattgaacacactcctttatccttttcaaaagttacatttcaatgtaaataccaaaataaaaataatgtatatttccttcaagtgtttctcaattaagcatGCATTGCTTAAGGGCcctacagttttattttttagccCAAATCCTgtgttttctattttaatttatttttcagaatTCTATAATTTCTTCATTCtaagtttaatttcatttcattaacaAATTGGTGTCTAATCAAAAGGAATTCCTAAAACTttgaacaaatgaaaataaaacactacttttcaacataccattgcattttttactacacttttattcagtacaacagcactcttgcttgtgatatattaatttttattattattgttgttattattattaatcatttttatttattatcagtaacaatgaatattatattttactacagtatacagttgtaatatatttctgtcgcaatttctagctttattttgaaacaatctgttttgtgtgttttgatgGAAGCTTCACACCTCCATGCAGTTTGCTACAGTTTAGCCCATTTTGatcattaaagtgcaaatgctgcgATTTCACAGTGGatgagtgctctgctctgtcatctcatacaacacaCACAGCATGGATGATTCTTAATGTCTGCGGGGTGTCCATTTTATGAGTATGAGCggtcggcttcacacattcactttaaagcacgcAGCTCGTGCAGACTAAGATTGCAACCTTTTGTGGTTTATTAATCAccctaggacatatcacgattttaatttaattaattgtgccTTAAATTTTTTCcctaaatatttcacatttatgtATGAGCATTTGAAAGTAGTTGTGTGACAGTCAGACAGCACGTGGGTATCGAAGTTAGTGCTCGGTACTAaaggtactgcagaaacactggtatcatgacaacttttttattttattttaaacaaagcaAGTTCTTGAATGAACGCATGATCAAAATTTGTCTCCTTTCACTTTGAATTGCACCACTAACCTTCCCGTGAAACTGTGGTACACTGTAGCCCTCTGCTTGGTACAGGCCTACTGTCGTCCACATGCACTGATACCTGCAGTCATCACGACATGTCCAGCCTGTAGAATCAGACACTTCAAATGAGCAAATACAAAAGGACAGGCAGTTATTCTGCAACATTTGCTTATAGTTGCCAAGTATCATATCTGAAGAACATGACAAACTTAATATCGGACAATACATTCAGTAGAGTGTAGGCAATGTGCTATTGGATTAAAGACAGTttttctgacatttaaaaaaaaaaaaaaaacttttttacaatACTAACCAAATCTCATCAAAGCTTTTTCTTATCATATATCATAATATTATAGACAGGGGCGCCATACTCGGGGATGGAGTTTGGGGTGATCCCTGGACAGCCAAGGGGGCCAGCAGAACCCTCCGACTCTTTTCCTGCATGATTTTGTGATGAATGGCCACTTTGCACAGGTaagctataaaaaaaaacaactcttacttaaaaataaaagatgatcTAGTGTGTGGGCTCCCCCAGAAGATGTTTAGTGGTTTATCCCAAaagcggtttttttttttttaaataaaaaagtgctATATCTGTTTCCCATTTGTACACACCACAAAACCTGTGAGACTCATTAGAATTAACCCAAGAATTTTCTACTTTGAAGCACTATGGACAATTTCAAACATCTCATAAGGCCATACAACCACAGCGTTCTAAACAGCGCTGACTAGGAAAAGATAGAAAataatagcaacaacaactgtTGTAACTGGACAGAAATTTTGACAGAAATATTCAAGTTTCATATTAAAACTATATAAGGGGTCTACTCCATTTGTATTATAAAGAAGGCAGTTTTAGTTATaaattctaaatgtgtttaggctactgtttatatatatatatatatatatatatatatatatatatatatatatatatatacacacacacacacacacacacacacacacacataaccggtcaaaagttttgaaacacttgactgaaatgtttcccatgatcttaaatatcttttgatctgaaggcatatgcttaaatgtttgaaattggttttgtagacaaaaatataattgtgccaccatattaatttatttcattataagacaaatttaataaaaaaaaaaaacaaagtttttgaaattgatgacttggaccaaataataaagaaaagcagccaataagtgcccaacatagatgggaactccttcaatactgtttaaaaagcatcccagggtgatacctcaagaagttggttgtttgtttatttttaacaccatgccagcttctatggatATTTCCATGGCGAGAAATGTGTAaggaattatataaaatatttttaaaatatatttttcctaaaaactctaaaattacattcggtttgactttgttaaaaatttcTTCCAGAGTGCTGACTGAATAAAAAAGGTTTCTCATGGGGTTAAGACCAGTACAGTCTATTAAAACTTGTTTCAGGGATAATGGACTCTGGCAGAAGGTACATGTTAGTGAATCTTCTCCTAATATTAAAAACTTGTGTCATCCTGGAGTGACCTATTCGACAGCGGGTGTAGACGACCTGGTCCCAGTGATTTGAAAACAGAGAGGAACTTCTTTTGCCAACAATAGGGCTGATTTCA includes the following:
- the pgap3 gene encoding post-GPI attachment to proteins factor 3; protein product: MTRLMLLVAAAFLMSAPTSASQGDKEPVYRDCVKQCVRTNCTGARLRGFQSAQPPYMALTGWTCRDDCRYQCMWTTVGLYQAEGYSVPQFHGKWPFARFLCFEEPASALASLLNGLACLLMLLRYRSTVPRQSPMYHTITAFSLVSLNAWFWSTVFHTRDTYLTEKMDYFCASAVILYSIYLCCVRTLGLRRPVISSMVGVLLILAFTSHVSYLTFVSFDYGYNMTANATIGMINLLWWLCWCWQNRRILPYWWKCGIVVLLLHGLALLELLDFPPLFWVLDAHAVWHLSTVPVHFLFYSFLIDDSLHLLNTEKPGVKLD